A genomic stretch from Telmatocola sphagniphila includes:
- a CDS encoding Rieske (2Fe-2S) protein, producing MPKLHFVCGTENLPEGQSFVTELNSKPVGVYRIDGELHAIDDMCPHMGASLSAGPVEDKIVTCPWHFWRFRLTDGAWADNPRIKIGCYKVIEQEDKIWIELPD from the coding sequence ATGCCAAAGCTTCACTTCGTCTGCGGTACGGAGAATCTTCCCGAAGGCCAAAGTTTTGTTACCGAGTTGAACTCGAAGCCCGTGGGAGTTTATCGCATCGATGGCGAACTCCATGCCATTGATGATATGTGCCCGCATATGGGGGCCTCGCTCAGCGCTGGACCGGTGGAGGATAAAATCGTCACCTGCCCCTGGCATTTCTGGCGATTTCGACTGACCGATGGCGCCTGGGCGGATAATCCGCGAATCAAAATCGGTTGCTATAAAGTCATAGAACAGGAGGATAAAATCTGGATCGAGCTACCCGACTGA
- the cyaB gene encoding class IV adenylate cyclase — MIEMEQKYRIDDPRKIEELLRSEGAQYDRKEKHVDLFFSAPDRNFGETDEVLRLRCVDDQSVLTYKGPRQNSEIKARKEIEAELKSGNRDRQALIGILQALGYQSALSVEKTRDNWKWNFQQLDIHVCLDRLESVGDFLELEVVGDASELSRIKKTFEAAEKLLGLTVREERSYLRMVLELL; from the coding sequence ATGATCGAGATGGAACAAAAATATCGTATCGACGACCCGCGTAAGATCGAGGAGTTGCTCCGGTCAGAAGGCGCGCAGTACGACCGAAAAGAGAAACATGTCGATCTCTTTTTCTCGGCACCCGACCGGAATTTCGGCGAAACCGATGAGGTCTTACGGTTGCGCTGCGTGGATGACCAATCGGTGCTGACCTACAAAGGGCCGCGGCAGAACTCAGAAATCAAAGCTCGGAAAGAGATCGAAGCAGAACTTAAATCGGGCAATAGAGATCGGCAGGCTCTGATCGGAATTCTTCAAGCTCTCGGCTATCAGTCGGCGTTAAGCGTGGAGAAAACCCGGGACAATTGGAAATGGAATTTTCAGCAACTCGATATTCACGTCTGTCTGGATCGTCTGGAATCGGTAGGCGATTTTCTGGAACTGGAAGTCGTTGGGGACGCATCGGAGCTGTCTCGAATAAAAAAGACGTTCGAAGCGGCCGAGAAATTATTAGGATTAACTGTCCGCGAGGAACGCTCTTACTTGCGAATGGTCTTGGAACTTTTGTGA
- the panC gene encoding pantoate--beta-alanine ligase: MTPIITRTVEEARAHIQKARLAGKKIGCVPTMGALHEGHASLIRGARSENEFVVVTVFVNPTQFGPQEDFSRYPRQLEADCQIAGASGAELVFAPSVEEMYPSGFSTSVDIQKLGDHLCGRSRPGHFRGVCTVVTKLLNIVRPDGSYFGQKDAQQARIIQQLASDLNLPGIIVVLPTYREKDGLAMSSRNRYLSESERQEALILIQSLRAGQELFARGERETAKIRQLVREQICQKPNIQLDYVEVVDSTDLQPVDRIQNKALLAVAAFVGKTRLIDNVFLL; this comes from the coding sequence ATGACGCCGATAATTACGCGAACCGTGGAAGAAGCTCGGGCCCATATCCAGAAGGCTCGACTGGCCGGAAAAAAAATTGGCTGTGTACCCACCATGGGAGCTTTGCACGAGGGGCATGCCAGTTTGATTCGCGGCGCCCGGTCCGAGAATGAATTCGTCGTGGTTACAGTTTTTGTGAACCCCACTCAATTCGGACCCCAGGAAGATTTCAGCCGGTATCCCCGGCAACTGGAAGCCGATTGCCAGATCGCTGGCGCGAGCGGGGCCGAACTGGTGTTTGCTCCCTCGGTCGAGGAAATGTATCCTTCCGGATTCTCCACGTCCGTCGATATTCAGAAACTTGGCGACCATCTCTGCGGTCGATCACGTCCCGGTCATTTTCGGGGAGTTTGTACCGTAGTTACCAAGTTGCTGAACATCGTTCGACCCGATGGGTCTTACTTCGGTCAGAAGGATGCCCAGCAAGCCCGCATCATTCAGCAACTGGCAAGCGATCTGAATCTTCCCGGAATAATCGTCGTGTTGCCGACTTACCGCGAAAAAGATGGATTGGCCATGAGCTCGCGGAATCGATATCTGTCCGAAAGCGAGCGTCAGGAGGCCTTAATACTGATCCAAAGTCTTCGAGCCGGGCAGGAACTATTTGCCCGCGGTGAGCGAGAAACCGCAAAGATTCGCCAATTGGTTCGCGAGCAGATTTGTCAGAAGCCAAATATTCAACTAGATTACGTGGAGGTAGTCGATTCGACTGACCTGCAGCCGGTTGATCGGATTCAGAACAAGGCCTTGTTGGCCGTGGCTGCATTTGTTGGGAAAACCCGTCTGATCGACAACGTTTTTCTCTTGTAG
- a CDS encoding zinc metalloprotease: MYRSPVIAKVRAVPVRGNWLFLSLPIAVAIWQYFSEGTASAVLALLIFLGLYLGFCFQALLQAAAAWTLKVGLRDVTLLPLSVIVRLTWISEKPVYELGVHIAGVLARVLQVGVLYAILVFAGIPISPQTDFSAVDGALFCNRLFWMSIVMLIIDCVPVFPTSMGFLFRAALAMNAKRIRATEITSYLGTFVSLICIGFGFYTKYPYLMLLGVYFLIWSQQELADVRYFASIRKRYGSTSKSPAMVLPEDQVIDIDSRPTVPNFTGFTFNARTKLWIEWKNGEPISANALIGN, translated from the coding sequence ATGTATCGATCTCCTGTCATTGCTAAAGTTCGGGCGGTTCCTGTTCGAGGAAATTGGCTCTTTCTTTCGCTGCCAATCGCAGTAGCCATCTGGCAGTACTTCTCGGAAGGCACGGCCTCTGCCGTTCTCGCCTTACTGATCTTCCTCGGTCTCTACCTCGGATTTTGCTTCCAAGCCTTGCTGCAGGCGGCCGCGGCCTGGACTTTAAAAGTCGGCCTCCGCGATGTCACCCTGCTACCGCTGTCCGTGATCGTCCGGCTGACTTGGATCTCCGAAAAACCGGTTTACGAACTCGGAGTACATATCGCGGGAGTTTTAGCCAGAGTCCTTCAGGTGGGGGTGCTGTACGCCATCCTGGTTTTTGCCGGCATACCCATTTCACCACAGACCGATTTTTCCGCAGTGGACGGGGCTCTATTTTGTAATCGACTCTTCTGGATGTCGATTGTCATGCTGATAATTGACTGCGTGCCCGTATTCCCAACCAGTATGGGTTTTTTGTTCCGGGCGGCTCTGGCGATGAATGCCAAGCGGATTCGAGCAACCGAGATCACTTCTTATCTCGGAACTTTTGTAAGTCTGATTTGCATCGGCTTCGGCTTTTACACGAAATATCCTTACCTGATGCTTTTGGGAGTCTACTTCCTCATCTGGTCGCAGCAGGAACTGGCCGATGTCCGCTATTTTGCCAGCATCCGTAAACGCTACGGTTCGACCAGCAAATCCCCGGCGATGGTCCTACCCGAAGATCAGGTGATCGATATCGATTCTCGGCCAACGGTGCCGAATTTTACCGGTTTCACCTTCAATGCCCGCACGAAACTCTGGATCGAGTGGAAAAATGGCGAGCCAATTAGCGCCAACGCCTTGATCGGGAATTAA
- a CDS encoding MlaE family ABC transporter permease yields the protein MSAEANIIRSWLEHLGDWAHFSFQTVFGIFFSFRTLTQSWPVYYEIGVRSVGVVVVTGMFIGMVLALEAHTEFHPYGLDTSLGAISITSILGELGPVLAAVMLAGRVGSAMAAEIGTMRITDQTDALTCLGVNPIHYLSTPRLVGCLILVPMLTLFADLAGIVGSTLISTQVLGVDAHHYWQQTLRVVVRYDLLTGLIKSIVFGAMIALISCYQGFQCKAGAQGVGRAATQSFVLSFLAILFFDFLLVYLFAHIRPFFVG from the coding sequence ATGAGTGCTGAAGCGAATATTATCCGGTCCTGGTTGGAACACCTGGGTGATTGGGCCCATTTTTCTTTTCAGACAGTTTTCGGCATTTTCTTCAGCTTTCGAACGTTAACCCAGTCTTGGCCCGTTTATTACGAAATCGGCGTTCGCAGCGTTGGGGTAGTCGTAGTTACCGGTATGTTCATTGGAATGGTGCTAGCCCTCGAAGCCCATACCGAATTTCATCCGTACGGATTGGATACTTCGCTCGGTGCCATCAGCATCACGTCGATTCTCGGCGAACTCGGTCCAGTTCTCGCGGCCGTGATGTTAGCGGGACGGGTGGGCAGTGCCATGGCGGCCGAGATCGGTACCATGCGGATTACCGATCAAACTGATGCTTTGACCTGTCTGGGAGTGAATCCGATTCACTACTTATCCACCCCCCGGTTGGTCGGCTGCCTGATACTGGTGCCCATGCTGACCTTATTTGCCGATCTGGCGGGAATTGTCGGTAGCACCCTCATTTCCACACAGGTTCTGGGGGTCGATGCTCACCACTACTGGCAGCAGACTTTGCGAGTGGTTGTGCGATATGATCTCCTCACCGGTTTAATCAAGTCGATCGTGTTCGGAGCGATGATCGCCCTGATCAGCTGCTACCAGGGCTTTCAGTGCAAGGCGGGCGCTCAAGGTGTTGGACGGGCGGCGACGCAATCCTTCGTTCTTTCGTTCCTGGCGATCCTGTTCTTTGATTTTCTGTTGGTTTATCTTTTTGCTCATATTCGCCCTTTCTTCGTCGGTTAA
- a CDS encoding ABC transporter ATP-binding protein, with translation MEAPLLELRNVDVSFGSQPILRGINLTIRSGETVSIIGESGCGKTVLLKLLVGLLQPSAGEILFEGADLGDLSTFKLGSIRRRIGFLFQGAALFDSLTVYENIAFGVRLLRKFDEKHIREIVHLHLAEVGLPENSVSKMPSELSGGMKKRVGLARALALNPDVMLYDEPTTGLDPIMTDVINDLILQTRAKRPLTSVVVTHEMRTVRKVADRVLMLFPASRLTDSESQVLFDGSVAGLADASDPRIKQFIEGDARVLVKT, from the coding sequence ATGGAAGCACCTTTACTAGAATTGCGAAACGTGGATGTCTCTTTCGGGAGCCAGCCAATTCTGCGCGGCATCAATCTGACCATTCGTTCGGGTGAGACGGTTTCCATAATCGGGGAGAGTGGTTGCGGTAAAACTGTTCTGTTGAAGCTTCTGGTTGGGCTGCTGCAGCCCAGTGCGGGAGAAATTCTGTTCGAAGGAGCCGATCTCGGGGATCTGTCGACCTTCAAATTGGGTTCAATCCGTCGCAGAATCGGTTTTCTCTTTCAAGGGGCCGCCCTCTTCGACAGTCTGACGGTCTACGAAAATATCGCATTCGGTGTGCGACTTCTCCGTAAATTCGACGAGAAGCATATCCGGGAGATCGTGCACTTACATCTGGCAGAAGTCGGATTACCGGAAAATTCGGTCTCCAAGATGCCCTCGGAGCTTTCGGGCGGTATGAAAAAGCGGGTTGGATTAGCGCGTGCGCTCGCCTTAAACCCCGATGTGATGCTCTACGATGAACCGACTACTGGGCTCGATCCGATCATGACTGATGTGATTAATGATTTGATCCTTCAGACTCGGGCCAAACGCCCCCTGACCAGCGTCGTGGTCACCCACGAAATGCGGACGGTCCGGAAGGTGGCCGATCGGGTGCTGATGCTGTTCCCGGCTTCCCGATTGACGGATTCGGAGAGTCAGGTCCTCTTCGACGGCTCGGTTGCGGGGTTGGCGGATGCTTCTGATCCGCGGATTAAACAGTTCATCGAAGGCGATGCCCGAGTACTCGTGAAAACATGA